In Amycolatopsis solani, a single window of DNA contains:
- a CDS encoding glycosyl hydrolase 115 family protein, which yields MAGAGSALPGLAEAGTGFPLVSRGKAATIVVSSGDLPGVRRVVGDLAADVERVTGVRPVVSGSVPDHGPVVLVGTLGHSPAVDALVAAGRLDVAGIAGKWETSLSQVVDGRLVLTGSDQRGVIYGVYEVSRRIGVSPWYWWADVPPRRQAELHLPGERFSLGTPHVKYRGFFINDENPALGTWAPEYFGPGLAPGYPGGFNRLFYAKVFETLLRLRANYLWPAVWGRAFAEDDPLNHATAKEYGVVMGTSHEAPMMRGIEEWNRHATPGHDPYGGTGEWSFRRNGDAIKAYWTDGIRRMAREGFEGVVTLGMRGNGDVSLPDGDGIELMREILAAERDILARELSTDVPQVWTLYKEVQRYWAKGLRPPDDVIVVFTDDNWGNIRKQPDLSLPPHPGGYGLYYHFDYVGGGRNYKWVDTALLANTWEQLNQATAYGNDRLWVANVGDMKGNELPLQFFLDYAWNPSAWPVSRLPAWEREFAAENFGPALAAEIAGVLHDYGRLQSRRKPELLNRRITLAPDGTITYDDQATPFSLENYGELDRVTAEWQDLAARAARISVPASFRDAYYELVLYEVEASANLYALRRAEFTNLLYAAQGRASANGLAAVTEARFADDLALAAKYNTGVAGGKWKGFQTQPHIDYGDVERYGPNAPWQQPELNNVALPDVIFPAVRRIDVPSAASLGVAVDGSLEAWPGAAGRPVLPEFSPWQSAPAQYIDVFNRGRTPFRCTVTPGASWVRVEPRGGRVEEELRMTVRIDWARAPRGTTTVPITVSGAGSSVVVDAVVRHEDLPAPWRRGFVEAGGYVSVEAGHCSANVGASGTSWRRIPDLGMTPFPVTAASRAPGTGPRLEYRMTLFTTGPVTVWARLSPRSNVLTGDGLRYAVSFDDADPQVVNITKATGADDTAMNRQWERTTSDNVNLTSTAHVVTEAGPHVLKFWMVDPAVVLQKLVVDTGGLRPSYLGPPESMRWPG from the coding sequence GTGGCCGGAGCCGGTTCGGCCCTGCCGGGCCTCGCCGAGGCCGGTACCGGATTTCCCTTGGTGTCGCGGGGAAAGGCCGCGACCATCGTCGTGAGTTCTGGTGATCTGCCGGGGGTCCGCCGGGTCGTGGGCGACCTCGCGGCCGACGTCGAACGCGTCACCGGCGTCCGCCCGGTGGTGTCGGGTTCCGTCCCGGACCACGGGCCGGTGGTGCTGGTCGGCACGCTCGGGCACAGCCCGGCGGTCGACGCGCTGGTCGCGGCCGGTCGCCTGGACGTGGCGGGGATCGCGGGGAAGTGGGAGACGTCGCTGAGCCAGGTCGTCGACGGGCGGCTCGTGCTCACCGGCAGCGACCAGCGCGGCGTGATCTACGGCGTCTACGAGGTTTCGCGGCGGATCGGCGTTTCGCCGTGGTACTGGTGGGCCGACGTGCCCCCGCGGCGCCAGGCGGAACTGCACCTGCCGGGGGAGCGGTTCAGCCTCGGCACCCCGCACGTCAAGTACCGCGGGTTCTTCATCAACGACGAGAACCCGGCGCTCGGCACCTGGGCGCCGGAGTACTTCGGGCCGGGCCTCGCGCCGGGCTACCCGGGCGGCTTCAACCGCCTGTTCTACGCCAAGGTGTTCGAGACGCTGCTGCGGCTGCGGGCCAACTACCTGTGGCCGGCGGTGTGGGGGCGCGCCTTCGCCGAGGACGACCCGCTCAACCACGCCACGGCGAAGGAGTACGGCGTCGTCATGGGCACCTCGCACGAGGCGCCGATGATGCGCGGCATCGAGGAGTGGAACCGGCACGCGACGCCGGGCCACGATCCGTACGGCGGCACGGGGGAGTGGAGCTTCCGGCGCAACGGGGACGCCATCAAGGCGTACTGGACCGACGGCATCCGCCGGATGGCGCGCGAGGGCTTCGAAGGCGTCGTCACGCTCGGCATGCGCGGCAACGGCGACGTCAGCCTGCCCGACGGCGACGGCATCGAGCTGATGCGCGAAATCCTCGCGGCCGAGCGGGACATCCTCGCGCGTGAGCTGAGCACCGACGTCCCGCAGGTGTGGACGCTCTACAAGGAGGTCCAGCGGTACTGGGCGAAGGGACTGCGGCCGCCGGACGACGTGATCGTCGTGTTCACCGACGACAACTGGGGCAACATCCGCAAGCAGCCGGACCTCTCGCTGCCGCCGCACCCGGGCGGGTACGGGCTCTACTACCACTTCGACTACGTCGGGGGCGGGCGCAACTACAAGTGGGTCGACACGGCGCTGCTCGCCAACACGTGGGAGCAGCTGAACCAGGCCACCGCCTACGGGAACGACCGGCTGTGGGTGGCCAACGTCGGCGACATGAAGGGCAACGAGCTGCCGCTGCAGTTCTTCCTCGATTACGCCTGGAACCCGTCGGCTTGGCCCGTTTCGCGGTTGCCCGCCTGGGAGCGGGAGTTCGCCGCGGAGAACTTCGGCCCGGCACTGGCGGCCGAGATCGCTGGCGTGCTGCACGACTACGGGCGGCTGCAGTCGCGGCGCAAGCCCGAGCTGCTGAACCGGCGGATCACCCTGGCCCCGGACGGCACGATCACCTACGACGACCAGGCGACGCCGTTCAGCCTGGAGAACTACGGCGAGCTGGACCGGGTCACCGCGGAGTGGCAGGACCTGGCGGCGCGGGCCGCCCGGATCTCGGTGCCCGCGTCCTTCCGGGACGCCTACTACGAACTGGTTTTGTACGAAGTCGAGGCGTCGGCGAACCTCTACGCGCTGCGGCGCGCGGAGTTCACGAACCTCTTGTATGCGGCCCAGGGGCGGGCTTCGGCGAACGGGCTCGCGGCGGTGACCGAAGCCCGGTTCGCCGACGACCTGGCGCTGGCGGCGAAGTACAACACCGGCGTCGCGGGCGGGAAGTGGAAGGGCTTCCAGACCCAGCCGCACATCGACTACGGCGACGTCGAGCGGTACGGCCCGAACGCGCCCTGGCAGCAGCCGGAGCTGAACAACGTGGCCCTGCCGGACGTGATCTTCCCGGCGGTGCGCCGCATCGACGTCCCTTCGGCGGCTTCGCTGGGGGTGGCGGTCGACGGGTCCCTCGAGGCGTGGCCGGGGGCCGCGGGACGGCCGGTGCTGCCGGAGTTCAGCCCGTGGCAAAGCGCGCCGGCGCAGTACATCGACGTGTTCAACCGCGGGCGGACGCCGTTCCGCTGCACGGTCACGCCGGGAGCGTCGTGGGTGCGGGTCGAGCCGCGGGGCGGACGGGTGGAGGAGGAGCTGCGGATGACCGTGCGCATCGACTGGGCCCGTGCGCCCCGGGGCACGACGACGGTGCCGATCACGGTGTCCGGCGCCGGCTCGTCGGTGGTGGTGGACGCGGTGGTGCGGCACGAGGACCTGCCGGCCCCGTGGCGCCGCGGCTTCGTCGAGGCGGGCGGGTACGTGTCGGTCGAGGCCGGGCACTGCAGCGCGAACGTCGGCGCGTCGGGTACGTCGTGGCGGCGGATCCCGGACCTGGGCATGACCCCGTTCCCGGTGACGGCGGCGAGCCGGGCCCCGGGAACGGGACCGCGCCTGGAGTACCGGATGACGCTGTTCACGACCGGCCCGGTCACGGTGTGGGCCCGCCTTTCCCCGCGCAGTAACGTCCTGACGGGCGACGGCCTGCGCTACGCGGTCTCGTTCGACGACGCGGACCCGCAGGTCGTGAACATCACGAAGGCCACGGGCGCCGACGACACGGCGATGAACCGCCAGTGGGAGCGGACGACGTCGGACAACGTGAACCTGACGTCGACGGCGCACGTGGTGACCGAGGCGGGCCCGCACGTGCTGAAGTTCTGGATGGTGGACCCGGCGGTGGTGCTGCAGAAGCTGGTGGTGGACACGGGTGGGCTGCGGCCGAGTTACCTGGGCCCGCCGGAGAGCATGCGGTGGCCGGGATGA
- a CDS encoding carbohydrate ABC transporter permease, giving the protein MRSRRFGMATGYLAAIVVLGVTVVPLLFVVFGGFRTNAQINSDPAGLPGPWVTDNYASVLGSSAFWTFLGNSALIAVIATAVAVGLGSMAGFALSRYQFKGREALYTLFTLGLLFPLTVATLPLYLWLRQLGMLESFWGVAIPEAAFSLPVTIVILRPFMHAIPGELEDAAVLDGATRLGFFWRILLPLSTPALTTVAVLAFVTSWNAYLLPLLVFNDSAHFTLPLGVATFQSQYSQDTARVLAFTALSMIPALAFFVLAERRIVGGLTGSVKG; this is encoded by the coding sequence ATGCGCTCGCGCAGGTTCGGCATGGCGACGGGGTACCTCGCGGCGATCGTCGTGCTCGGGGTGACCGTGGTGCCGCTGCTGTTCGTGGTGTTCGGCGGGTTCCGCACCAACGCCCAGATCAACTCCGACCCGGCCGGGCTGCCCGGCCCCTGGGTCACGGACAACTACGCTTCGGTGCTCGGCTCGAGCGCGTTCTGGACGTTCCTCGGCAACAGCGCGCTGATCGCGGTGATCGCCACCGCCGTCGCGGTCGGGCTGGGCTCGATGGCCGGGTTCGCGCTTTCGCGGTACCAGTTCAAGGGCCGGGAGGCGCTGTACACGCTGTTCACGCTCGGCCTGCTGTTCCCGCTCACCGTGGCGACGCTGCCGCTGTACCTGTGGCTGCGGCAGCTGGGCATGCTCGAAAGCTTCTGGGGGGTCGCGATCCCCGAGGCGGCGTTCTCGCTGCCGGTCACGATCGTGATCCTGCGGCCGTTCATGCACGCCATCCCCGGCGAGCTCGAGGACGCCGCCGTGCTCGACGGCGCCACCCGGCTCGGCTTCTTCTGGCGGATCCTGCTGCCGCTCTCGACGCCGGCCCTGACCACGGTCGCCGTGCTCGCCTTCGTCACCAGCTGGAACGCTTACCTGCTGCCCTTGCTCGTGTTCAACGACTCCGCGCACTTCACGCTCCCGCTCGGCGTCGCGACTTTCCAGTCCCAGTACTCCCAGGACACCGCCCGCGTGCTCGCGTTCACCGCGCTGTCGATGATCCCGGCGCTCGCGTTCTTCGTGCTCGCCGAACGGCGCATCGTCGGCGGGCTGACCGGATCCGTGAAGGGCTGA
- a CDS encoding carbohydrate ABC transporter permease — MTTATTPVRTAARPSAPAPGRRAKRSGLGKRLELALLLGPALLVFVGFVLVPIGIAAFYSLFEWNGFGPLDDFIGLDNYADAFKGGVFQGAIVHNLIIAGLSIVVQLPLSIGLAMLLNRKLRGRAVLRALVFAPYVLSEAITAVIWVLMLQPNGFADQVLKGAGLGGLVHQWLADPGIVLYTLFAVITWKYVGFGIILLLAGLQGVPAELREAAALDGASAWQITRHVVLPLLGPTIRIWIFLSVIGSLQLFDIVWIMTTGGPANASTTMATYLVDHGFKRYEFGFGSAVAVILFVICFVFALLYQRFALRRDTQGALTRMVG; from the coding sequence GTGACCACGGCGACGACGCCGGTGCGGACGGCGGCGCGGCCGTCCGCACCGGCGCCGGGCCGCCGGGCGAAACGGTCCGGCCTCGGCAAACGGCTCGAGCTGGCGCTCCTGCTCGGGCCGGCCCTGCTGGTGTTCGTCGGCTTCGTCCTGGTGCCGATCGGGATCGCGGCGTTCTACAGCCTGTTCGAGTGGAACGGCTTCGGCCCGCTCGACGACTTCATCGGTCTCGACAACTACGCCGACGCCTTCAAAGGCGGCGTGTTCCAGGGCGCGATCGTGCACAACCTGATCATCGCCGGCCTGTCGATCGTCGTGCAGCTGCCGCTGTCGATCGGGCTGGCGATGCTGCTCAACCGGAAGCTGCGCGGACGCGCGGTGCTGCGGGCGCTGGTGTTCGCGCCGTACGTGCTGTCCGAGGCGATCACCGCGGTGATCTGGGTGCTCATGCTCCAGCCGAACGGGTTCGCCGACCAGGTGCTCAAGGGCGCCGGGCTCGGCGGCCTGGTCCACCAGTGGCTGGCCGACCCGGGCATCGTGCTCTACACGCTGTTCGCGGTGATCACCTGGAAGTACGTCGGCTTCGGCATCATCCTGCTGCTGGCCGGTCTCCAGGGCGTGCCCGCCGAGCTGCGCGAAGCGGCGGCGCTCGACGGCGCGTCGGCCTGGCAGATCACCCGGCACGTCGTGCTGCCGCTGCTCGGGCCGACGATCCGGATCTGGATCTTCCTGTCGGTGATCGGGTCCCTGCAGCTGTTCGACATCGTGTGGATCATGACCACGGGCGGGCCGGCGAACGCGTCGACGACGATGGCGACCTACCTGGTGGACCACGGCTTCAAGCGCTACGAGTTCGGGTTCGGCTCGGCCGTCGCGGTGATCCTCTTCGTCATCTGCTTCGTGTTCGCCCTGCTGTACCAGCGGTTCGCGCTGCGCCGCGACACCCAGGGCGCCCTGACCAGGATGGTGGGCTGA
- a CDS encoding extracellular solute-binding protein, with translation MFAKHRIPVLAALAAVVPLALSACSGGTEAPAQPSGPVTLTWWHNGTTDPIKSIWEKVVADYHQAHPDVTIKAQPLQNEDFPTKVPLALQGAEPPDVYQSWGAGDLASQITSGKVADITEFTKPWITQTTGKFGENWQVDGKQYGVPFEQHFVGFWYRKDLFQQAGITTPPKTMDELNTAVTQLKAKNIAPIAVGGKDRWPDAFYYNYFAIRECSIDVLKQSVKAVKLEDPCWTKAGQDLKNFLATQPFQTGFAGTPAQQGAGSSAGLVANGKAAMELQGDWEPGTMSSLTEDKQLDSKVGWFPFPSVAGGQGDPAAVLGGGDGFACTTRASKACADFLQYLGTEPVQTQLAAQGAGLPVNTVAAKSLKTDTLRAVYDYGTKAPYLQMYFDRAFPTAVGAALNDAVANMFAGQGTPEGIVTAVNQAAAGNK, from the coding sequence ATGTTCGCGAAGCACAGAATCCCCGTCCTCGCGGCCTTGGCCGCCGTCGTCCCGCTCGCCCTTTCGGCGTGCAGCGGCGGGACCGAAGCGCCCGCGCAGCCGAGCGGGCCGGTCACCCTCACGTGGTGGCACAACGGCACCACCGACCCGATCAAGTCGATCTGGGAGAAGGTCGTCGCCGACTACCACCAGGCGCACCCGGACGTCACGATCAAGGCCCAGCCGCTGCAGAACGAGGACTTCCCGACGAAGGTCCCGCTCGCGCTGCAGGGTGCCGAGCCGCCGGACGTCTACCAGTCCTGGGGCGCCGGTGACCTGGCCTCCCAGATCACCTCGGGCAAGGTCGCCGACATCACCGAGTTCACGAAGCCGTGGATCACCCAGACCACCGGAAAGTTCGGGGAGAACTGGCAGGTCGACGGGAAGCAGTACGGCGTACCGTTCGAGCAGCACTTCGTCGGCTTCTGGTACCGCAAGGACCTCTTCCAGCAGGCCGGGATCACCACCCCGCCGAAGACGATGGACGAGCTGAACACCGCCGTCACGCAGCTGAAGGCCAAAAACATCGCGCCGATCGCGGTCGGCGGCAAGGACCGCTGGCCCGACGCCTTCTACTACAACTACTTCGCGATCCGCGAATGCTCCATCGACGTGCTCAAGCAGTCGGTGAAGGCGGTCAAGCTCGAAGACCCGTGCTGGACGAAGGCCGGGCAGGACCTGAAGAACTTCCTGGCCACGCAGCCCTTCCAGACCGGGTTCGCCGGTACGCCGGCGCAGCAGGGCGCGGGCAGCTCCGCCGGCCTGGTCGCCAACGGCAAGGCGGCGATGGAGCTACAGGGCGACTGGGAACCCGGCACGATGTCGTCGCTGACCGAGGACAAGCAGCTGGATTCGAAGGTCGGCTGGTTCCCGTTCCCGTCCGTGGCGGGCGGGCAGGGCGACCCGGCGGCGGTGCTCGGCGGCGGTGACGGGTTCGCCTGCACCACCCGCGCGTCGAAGGCGTGCGCGGACTTCCTGCAGTACCTGGGCACCGAGCCGGTGCAGACGCAGCTCGCGGCCCAGGGGGCGGGCCTGCCCGTCAACACCGTCGCGGCGAAGTCGCTGAAGACCGACACGCTGCGGGCCGTCTACGACTACGGCACGAAGGCGCCGTACCTGCAGATGTACTTCGACCGGGCGTTCCCGACCGCGGTCGGTGCGGCGTTGAACGACGCGGTGGCGAACATGTTCGCCGGCCAGGGCACCCCCGAAGGCATCGTGACCGCCGTCAACCAGGCCGCGGCGGGCAACAAGTGA
- a CDS encoding LacI family DNA-binding transcriptional regulator has product MQPSSRVTIRDVAARAGVSVATVSKVINERYGVSAATLARVRAVIEELGYEASLVAQSLRNHRTNVIGILVADLEPFSTELLKGAADAIRGSGFELVVYSAGGRTGDPAGWEKRYLSRLSGTLVDGAVLVTPAVSLEAVPGTPVVAVDPHTGPSHLPTIDSDNLRGAQLATEHLLELGHRRIAFLSGRPDLESASLRKAGYLRALAAAGVPADENLIRIGAYDPEISAASAHDLLTGPDRPTAVFAANDISAIATVGAARELGLSVPDDLSVVGFDNVPESALCSPPLTTVDQPIREMGRRAISVLIALINGEEVERTHVTLDTGLVVRHSTRALS; this is encoded by the coding sequence ATGCAGCCCAGCTCGAGGGTGACCATCCGTGACGTCGCGGCGCGTGCCGGTGTCTCGGTGGCCACGGTTTCCAAAGTGATCAACGAGCGCTACGGCGTTTCCGCCGCGACGCTCGCCCGTGTCCGCGCGGTCATCGAAGAACTCGGCTACGAGGCCAGCCTCGTGGCCCAGAGCCTGAGAAACCACCGGACCAACGTCATCGGGATCCTGGTCGCCGACCTCGAACCGTTCTCGACCGAGCTGCTCAAGGGAGCCGCGGACGCCATCCGCGGCAGCGGTTTCGAGCTCGTCGTCTACTCCGCCGGCGGACGCACCGGCGATCCGGCGGGCTGGGAAAAGCGCTACCTCTCACGCCTTTCCGGCACCCTCGTCGACGGCGCCGTGCTGGTCACGCCCGCCGTGTCGCTGGAAGCCGTGCCCGGCACGCCGGTGGTCGCGGTCGACCCGCACACCGGCCCGTCCCACCTGCCGACCATCGACTCCGACAACCTCCGCGGCGCGCAGCTGGCCACCGAGCACCTGCTGGAGCTCGGGCACCGGCGGATCGCGTTCCTCTCCGGGCGGCCCGACCTCGAATCGGCGTCGCTGCGCAAGGCGGGCTACCTGCGGGCACTCGCGGCCGCGGGCGTGCCCGCCGACGAAAACCTGATCCGGATCGGCGCCTACGACCCGGAGATCTCCGCGGCCTCCGCGCACGACCTGCTGACCGGCCCGGACCGCCCGACCGCGGTCTTCGCCGCGAACGACATCTCGGCCATCGCGACCGTCGGCGCCGCCCGCGAGCTCGGGCTTTCGGTGCCGGACGACCTGTCCGTCGTGGGTTTCGACAACGTCCCCGAGTCCGCGCTCTGCAGCCCGCCACTGACCACAGTGGACCAGCCGATCCGCGAGATGGGCCGCCGGGCGATCAGCGTGCTCATCGCGCTGATCAACGGCGAAGAGGTCGAGCGCACCCACGTCACCCTCGACACCGGCCTCGTGGTGCGGCACTCGACCCGGGCCCTCTCCTGA
- a CDS encoding beta-glucosidase family protein: protein MTTQPTTAPEPWRDANADPGERVRTLLSRMTLREKLAQLYGVWVGIDSGGEMAPHQHEFVDPALDFDDLVRHGIGQLTRVFGTRPVDPVIGARSLARTQRQIVAGSRFGIPAVVHEECLTGLAAWQATIYPAPLSWGATFDPDLVRRMATRIGLTMRGLGVHQGLAPVLDVARDLRWGRVEETIGEDPYLVGTIGSAYVAGLESAGIVATLKHFVGYSASRAGRNLAPVSAGPREIADVLLPPFELALRAGARSVMNAYTDTDGVPSAADATLLTGLLRDTYGFDGTVVADYFSVAFLHRLHGVAADRGDAAGQALTAGIDVELPTMDCYGEPLLAAVEGGAVDAAAVDRALERVLRQKCELGLLDADWTPEVPEEIDLDDAASRALAREVAEKSIVLLHNDGTLPLAAGANLAVVGPRADAAGAMLGCYSFPLHVGVHHPDVPFGVSVPTVVEALRSSHDVTYALGCPVTGGDDDGIAEAVAACADAAVCVAVLGDRAGLFGGGTSGEGCDAPDLRLPGRQEELLDALLDTGKPVVVVLLSGRPYELSRQLPRLAAVVCGFYPGEEGAPALADVLTGRIDAAGRLPVSFPAAGASQPSTYLAAPLARRSEVSTVDPTPLFPFGHGLSYAPVTWLDVSATGSLWPTDGVCRVRVTLRNDHERETSEVVQVYLHDPVAEVARPERQLIAARRVTVAPGATAVLDIGLHADLTSYTGRAGRRQVDPGDVELRVGTSSEQIVATLHCTLTGPRRHVGFDRVLAPEFSL from the coding sequence TTGACAACCCAGCCCACCACGGCGCCGGAGCCGTGGCGCGACGCCAACGCCGACCCGGGCGAACGAGTCCGCACGCTGCTTTCGCGCATGACGCTTCGCGAAAAGCTCGCCCAGCTCTACGGCGTCTGGGTCGGCATCGACTCCGGCGGTGAGATGGCCCCGCACCAGCACGAATTCGTCGACCCGGCCCTCGACTTCGACGACCTGGTCCGGCACGGCATCGGGCAGCTGACCCGCGTGTTCGGCACCCGCCCGGTCGACCCGGTGATCGGCGCGCGCAGCCTGGCGCGCACCCAGCGGCAGATCGTGGCCGGCAGCCGGTTCGGGATCCCCGCCGTGGTGCACGAGGAATGCCTGACCGGGCTGGCGGCCTGGCAGGCCACGATCTACCCGGCGCCGCTGTCGTGGGGTGCGACGTTCGACCCGGACCTCGTGCGCCGCATGGCAACGCGGATCGGCCTGACCATGCGCGGCCTCGGCGTGCACCAAGGGCTGGCGCCGGTCCTCGACGTCGCCCGCGACCTGCGCTGGGGCCGCGTCGAGGAGACCATCGGCGAGGACCCGTACCTGGTCGGCACGATCGGCAGCGCCTACGTCGCCGGGCTCGAATCGGCCGGCATCGTCGCGACCCTCAAGCACTTCGTCGGCTACTCGGCTTCACGCGCCGGGCGCAACCTGGCGCCGGTTTCGGCCGGGCCGCGGGAGATCGCGGACGTCCTGCTCCCGCCGTTCGAGCTGGCGCTGCGCGCGGGGGCCCGGTCGGTGATGAACGCCTACACCGACACCGACGGCGTCCCGTCCGCCGCCGACGCCACGCTGCTGACCGGCCTGCTGCGGGACACCTACGGCTTCGACGGCACGGTCGTCGCCGACTACTTCTCGGTGGCGTTCCTGCACCGGCTGCACGGCGTCGCGGCCGACCGCGGCGACGCCGCCGGGCAGGCGCTCACCGCGGGCATCGACGTGGAACTGCCCACCATGGACTGCTACGGCGAGCCGCTGCTCGCCGCGGTGGAGGGGGGTGCGGTCGACGCCGCCGCCGTCGACCGCGCCCTCGAACGGGTGCTGCGGCAGAAGTGCGAGCTGGGCCTGCTCGACGCGGACTGGACACCCGAGGTGCCGGAGGAGATCGACCTCGACGACGCCGCCTCACGGGCGCTGGCACGCGAGGTGGCCGAAAAGTCGATCGTGCTGCTGCACAACGACGGCACGCTCCCGCTCGCGGCGGGCGCGAACCTCGCCGTGGTGGGGCCGCGCGCGGACGCGGCGGGCGCGATGCTCGGCTGCTACTCGTTCCCGCTGCACGTCGGCGTCCACCACCCCGACGTCCCGTTCGGCGTTTCGGTGCCGACCGTGGTGGAGGCCTTGCGGTCTTCGCACGACGTCACCTACGCCCTCGGCTGCCCGGTCACCGGCGGGGACGATGACGGGATCGCGGAAGCCGTGGCGGCGTGCGCCGACGCGGCGGTCTGCGTGGCCGTGCTGGGCGACCGGGCCGGGCTGTTCGGCGGCGGCACGTCCGGCGAAGGCTGCGACGCGCCCGACCTGCGGCTGCCCGGCCGGCAGGAGGAACTGCTGGACGCCCTGCTGGACACCGGCAAGCCGGTCGTCGTGGTGCTGCTTTCGGGGCGGCCGTACGAGCTTTCCCGCCAGCTCCCCCGGCTGGCCGCGGTGGTGTGCGGGTTCTACCCCGGTGAGGAGGGCGCGCCGGCGCTGGCGGACGTCCTCACCGGACGGATCGACGCGGCCGGCCGCCTGCCGGTGAGCTTCCCGGCGGCCGGCGCGAGCCAGCCGTCGACCTACCTCGCGGCGCCGCTCGCCCGGCGCAGCGAGGTCAGCACGGTCGACCCCACTCCCCTGTTCCCGTTCGGCCACGGCCTTTCCTACGCACCGGTGACCTGGCTGGACGTCAGCGCGACGGGCTCGCTCTGGCCGACCGACGGGGTCTGCCGGGTCCGGGTGACGCTGCGCAACGACCACGAGCGCGAGACGTCCGAAGTCGTCCAGGTGTACCTGCACGACCCGGTGGCCGAGGTCGCGCGGCCGGAGCGCCAGCTGATCGCGGCCCGCCGCGTCACGGTGGCCCCGGGTGCGACGGCGGTGCTGGACATCGGGTTGCACGCGGACCTGACGTCCTACACCGGCCGGGCCGGCCGCCGCCAGGTCGACCCGGGCGACGTCGAGCTGCGCGTGGGGACTTCGAGCGAACAGATCGTCGCCACCCTGCACTGCACGCTGACCGGGCCGCGCCGGCACGTCGGCTTCGACCGGGTCCTGGCCCCGGAGTTCTCGTTGTGA